GCGGTCGGCCAAAACAGACGGCCCTCCCTCGGTGCGAAGGCGGTTGCCGATTTCGATGAGATTTTCGCGCGTGACTTCTTTCCCCTGTTTTTTCAACTCGTCCCGCAGGACGTCGGAGAGGGAGTAATAGATGAAGCCGCTGGAAGTCAGAAGCTTGGCGACTTCCCCTTTACCTGAGCCATTTTTTCCGGTCAGGCCGATAATCATCGTTCAGTGGCTAGTACCGTCTGCCGCTAATGTCAAATGTCAAAGTTCAAAGTTCAAAGGAATGTCAAATTTCAAAGGTCAAATTTGGCCTTGTTGTTTTGGAATTCCTTTGGCATTTGAACTTTGACATTTGTCATTTCGGCGGTGCCTTCAAATCTCCCGTCTGAACGGTGATTTCAAAATCGTTCCTCTCATTTTTCAACGTGAGCGGTTCTTTTGTTTCCTTCTTTTTGATTTCAAAAATCCCGATCAGATCATCCGTTAAATAAAACGGATCGATCAATTTCTGCTGGATGAGCCAATCCTCTTCATCTCCCTCCCAGACGATCAATAAAATATGGTCTGCGTTCTTCACCGAATAGTCCCAGTCCCAAAGCGCCATCTGATCGTATTCAAGGATCTGCTCCGGGTATTGATAGGCGGTATCCCCCCATTCGCACATGTCGTAAATCCGTTTCGACTTGCTCAAGAATGGCCCCGGAATCAGCGAATGGGTGCGTAGGGCGGGACGTAAGTCTTCTTTCCCGATTTCTTTTAGCTTTCCCGTCGCCAAATGGAGCAGGGTCTGACGATTCATTTCAGGAATTGCCTTCTCATACGGTACGACGGCGTAATGGATGTTGGCATAAAAGCCGCCGTTGCCTTCGTGAACAACATGCGGTTTGCCGGTGATCGGATGGGGACCTTCATAATCGATGATCGCCGTATCTTCGTAATCGTAGGAGATCCGTACTTCTTTAAGCAAAAGAACATTTTTACCATCCATTTCGGCATACGCCTTGTACTGGTTTCCTTTTCCGGCGTCGGGGTCAAGCAGTTGAAAGACCGGGATGTGATTGAGGCGGTCTTTGGCGCCGTCGTAGATGAATTCCTGTTCATTGATTCTTTTAATCCGCGGACAGAGAGCCGGCTGGATGTCCAGTTTCCGGGGGTTGGCTTCCTTGTTTTTAATGATGCCCGTTTTCATGCCGTCAGCTTGTCCCCGGCAAACGCCCAACGGTTCGCCCAAGGCAAGACAGAGGCCCAAAAAAAAGATGACTTTCTTGTCTGGCATCAAAAATCATTATACCATAAAGTCTCGTTATGAGTTTAAACACCGTGTCAAATGGAAATCGTCTCCGCTGGGACGGAAAAAGGAATCCGTTTTACGAAGTTTACTATTTAAAAATTGTGGATCCGGACAAAGGGTGGTCGTTTTGGGGGCGATACACCCTTTGCGTGCCGAAAAAGGAAAGGGAAAAGGCGACCGCTTCCGTCTGGGGGATTTTTTGCCGCCCTTCGACTTCGCTCAGGGCAGGTCCGACAACGGTGGCCCTCAAACAGACCTATCCGCTGAACCGTATCGACCCCTTTCATTCCGAACGTTTTTTGCAGATTCAGGAGGATTTTCTTTCACTGGATTCGGCCGTCGGGCGTTTGGGTGATTCGGACCATGAAATCGCCTGGAATCTCCAGTTTGAAGACCCGACCCTCTCGGCCGGTTTGTACCCTTACGGATTTTTGTATCGTGGTTCTTTTCCCAAAACCAAATTTTTGGAACCACGCCTTTCCACGCATGTCACCGGAACTCTGACGATCGACAAAGAGGTCCTCCGTCTTTTCCATCACCCCGCCCATCAGGCCCATCTGTGGGGAACCGCCTATGCGAGACGATGGGTATGGGGAAACTGCAACCAGTTCGAGGAGGATCCAACGGCCGTTTTTGAAGGGCTTGTGGCCCAAATCAAGCTGGGCCCCATCCCCAGCCCCCCGCTCGCCCTTTTTTATTTTATCGTGGAGGGGAGGGAATACCGCGCCAATTCGATTATCCGGTGGATTAAAAACGACAGTTGTCACGATCTTGCCGTCTGGCAATTCGAGGCGATCAGCGGTGAGACGAAATTTGAGGGGGTGGTTCGGCGCGATGTCGGCTCCTTGACAGGAGTGGAATATCTGGGGCCCAACGGCGAGCGTCGTTTTTGCCATAACACGATGATGGGGGACATGGAGTTGAAAATTTCCCGAAAGGAGAACAAGGAATGGGTCTTTAAAAAAACGCTCACGGCGCGAAAAACGGTCGCCTTCGAGACGGTGGAACCGAAGCCCGATCCGCGGGTGAAGTTTGTGTTGTAAAATGGCGCGGTGAACCCTTATCCACAATTTTATCCCCTCTGTTCAATTTCGGTCGTCATTCGTTTGACGGTTTTCTCATTTTGAAACGTCAAATTTTTGTTCGGTGCTTCCCGCCATCATTTTTTTCGTAGTAAAATCAGAAGGATAAAAAAATACGCCGGGTGGTCCGGTTTTTGCATAGGACATTTACATCCATCAGGAGTTGGTTCATGGACGGCTTCCAAAAAATTCTTCTCTTGTTAATTCCGGTGACTCTTTTGGTGTGGATTCTCATCGGCGTTTCCATTATCCGGCAGAAGATTCACTTCCATTTCGATCATTCGACCCGTCTGCGCCGGGGTCTGCGAAGGGCGGTTTCCGAGTTAAATTTGGGAAAGACCGGCAGTGCCGGTGCCGCCGGCAATGCCGGTGCCGCCGGCAGTGCCAGTGCCGATTGATATTGAAGTCCCCTTTGGGGCGGGTTAATGTCTGTTTTGTGGATTTAAACCGTCTCTATTCGATTCTTCACCGCGTCCAAAAGCCCGGCCAATACCTGGGAAACGAGGTCAACGTCGTCAAAAAGGATTTTGATGAAGCGGAGCTTCGTGTCTGCCTGGTTTTTCCCGACAAATACGAAATCGGGATGAGCCATATCGGCCTCAAAATACTCTATGAAATCCTCAATAAACTCCCCCATGTGACAGCCGAGCGCTGTTTTGCGCCTGACCTCGATCTGGAGAAGGAACTCCGGAGAGAAGGACTTCCGCTTTTTTCGCTGGAATCGAAGCGGCCGCTCGCCGATTTCGACATCATCGGTTTTTCGCTCACCTACGAACTGACCTATACCAATATGTTGACGATCCTCGACCTCGCCGGGATTCCCCTTTGGCAAAAGGATCGCACCGACAGGCATCCGTTGATCATCGCGGGAGGAGGTTGCACGATGAACGCCGAACCGGTGGCCGATTTTCTAGACGCGGCTCTTTTGGGAGATGGCGAAGAGGGGATTTTGGATATTGTCGAGGCGGTGCGCCGTGTAAGGGCGCACGGCCGTGCGCCCCTACTGGAGGCGCTTTCTGAAATCGAGGGAATTTATGTGCCATCGTTCTTCGAACCGGAATACAATGCCGATGGCACCATCAAACAGGTTAGGCCGCTCAAGGAAGGATACACAAAGGTCAACAAGCGGGTCATCAAGGAGATCGACTCCGCCCCTTATCCGACAAAACTCCTTGTCCCGTCGGTTCGCACCGTTCACGACCGGATTGGCGTTGAAATCCAGCGCGGGTGCAACCGCGCCTGCCGGTTCTGTCAGGCCGGCTATATCGACCGGCCGGTGCGCCAGCGGTCTCCCGAAACCATCCTTAAAATCGCCGACGAATCGTATCGGCAAACCGGGATCGATGCGATCTCACTTTTGTCGCTTTCCGCCGCCGACTACGCCTGTTTGGTGCCCCTCTTGAAGGAATTGAACGGTCGTTACGCCTCAAAAAAAGTGGCGCTGTCGGTCCCTGCCACCCGGACAGAAAAAATGACCCCGGAACTTGTCGAACAGATCAAACAGGTGCGGAAGACCGGCTTTACCATCGCCCCCGAAGCGGGCTCCGAACGAATGCGGCGGGTGATCAACAAGGGAAACAGGGTGGACGACATGCTGACCGCCGTTCGCAACGCCTTTTCACAAGGGTGGCGACTGCTCAAGCTCTACTACATGGTGGGGCTCCCCTTCGAGACCGATGACGATGTGACCGGAATCGCCCGCGAAGCAATGCTCGGTTTTGGAGTCGCGAAAAGTTACGCACAAGGGGCCGAGTTGAACGTAAGCATCTCGTCGTTTGTCCCCAAGCCTTTCACCCCGTTTCAGTGGGAGCCGCAGATGACCATTGCTGAAACCCGGCGACGGCTCGATCTGATCCGCGCAAATCTTACGGACAAAAAAGTTCGCCTGAAACACCACAATCCGGAGATGAGTTATCTCGAAGGGATCATGTCGCGCGGCGACCGCCGCGTGGCCGGCCTCATCGAACTCGCCTGGCGCGAGGGGTGCCGGTTTGACGAATGGGAGGAACACTTCGATTTTGCAAAATGGCAAAGGGCGCTTTCGAAATGGGAAGGGGATGCTACTTTTTATCTTTATCGCCGTCGTAATCGAGATGAAGTCCTCCCGTGGGATCATCTCTATGCGCAGATGGATAAAAAATTTTTGTGGGAGGAATATGAAAAGGCGCATCATGAGGCTTTCACCGAAGACTGTAGCACCCACCGTTGTTCCGATTGCGGCGTCTGTGATTTTCGTGTCGTCAAGAATCGGATTTTTGTTCCAGGGGATCAGCCGGTGATGGTCAAGAAGGGAAATAGAGAATGGTATGGGTGG
Above is a genomic segment from Deltaproteobacteria bacterium containing:
- a CDS encoding TIGR03960 family B12-binding radical SAM protein, whose translation is MDLNRLYSILHRVQKPGQYLGNEVNVVKKDFDEAELRVCLVFPDKYEIGMSHIGLKILYEILNKLPHVTAERCFAPDLDLEKELRREGLPLFSLESKRPLADFDIIGFSLTYELTYTNMLTILDLAGIPLWQKDRTDRHPLIIAGGGCTMNAEPVADFLDAALLGDGEEGILDIVEAVRRVRAHGRAPLLEALSEIEGIYVPSFFEPEYNADGTIKQVRPLKEGYTKVNKRVIKEIDSAPYPTKLLVPSVRTVHDRIGVEIQRGCNRACRFCQAGYIDRPVRQRSPETILKIADESYRQTGIDAISLLSLSAADYACLVPLLKELNGRYASKKVALSVPATRTEKMTPELVEQIKQVRKTGFTIAPEAGSERMRRVINKGNRVDDMLTAVRNAFSQGWRLLKLYYMVGLPFETDDDVTGIAREAMLGFGVAKSYAQGAELNVSISSFVPKPFTPFQWEPQMTIAETRRRLDLIRANLTDKKVRLKHHNPEMSYLEGIMSRGDRRVAGLIELAWREGCRFDEWEEHFDFAKWQRALSKWEGDATFYLYRRRNRDEVLPWDHLYAQMDKKFLWEEYEKAHHEAFTEDCSTHRCSDCGVCDFRVVKNRIFVPGDQPVMVKKGNREWYGWKGKGKMEDGRSKMGKKEFSPSSIFDHLSSKIRCRYSKTGEARFLGHLELMGVLKRAIVRAGLPVTYSEGFHPQMKISMGHPLPLGVESEWEYFDLELGTMSLGTASLGTMFLFQPVDPERPPLGAVEWVDPTEAKRQINRCLPAGVELLSAEKVDRSVPSIYSQLQEVDYEAFFDGLPNHQWENKALELLNRWQETPEVLWERETERGIKRFNLREFVDVSLDGFPRRFLFTARVKPEGSVKPQEVLAALFGLSKEDLGRVRLKKTGVAWKS
- a CDS encoding AAA family ATPase, which produces MIIGLTGKNGSGKGEVAKLLTSSGFIYYSLSDVLRDELKKQGKEVTRENLIEIGNRLRTEGGPSVLADR